The genomic region TGCgggaattaaaaatttgaaaattaaaaatattaagaagacgAACAGACGCGAAGAGAAAGAGGGAAAGAGGAACACGCACACAAATATTTTCTCGAGAAGGACGGGATTTTTGTAAAACgatgttaaaatttaatttcaaagacaGTGGTAACAACACCCGTCTTTGAAAAGTttcaattaattacaaaaaagcCACCGCTACTTAACAAAGACGGTGTATTGATAATCGTTTTTAAATACAtgtcgtaaaaaaaacattttgtagTAATGAGTGCCAATTTTTTTAAGGATGAAAATATCTAATTGTAATTCGATTGCGAGTGATACGATAGGTCCAACAACAATCACCATAATAGGATTAATATCTCTTAGAATGCAGGTTATGGGTCATCCTCAACCCTACAACATCGACTGGCCCCTAAGGTGCTTACtttatacattaatttgatcatatatatTACTAGTTAATGTGTGAGAtctccaaattttatgaaatacgTAATAAAATGtactattttaaatgaaattacaTATCGATTTTTTCatagaatatatatttatattttataatacttaTAGATAAGGATTCCTTTTCTATTGATGCTTAAGCCCATAAACTATAAGAAAAGCAAGAACAAGCCAGGGTCATATGGGGGTATTTGCACTCGTTTCCAAAATATTTGTAGACGTATCCTTTCAGCATATCCAAGTAGCCTCTGAACATCAAAAGCCCAAGAAACAAATAGCTATCAAGACATAAAGCAGCGGAATGTTCCAACGTGCATGCTTAATGAAAAGGGCACattatatgttttcttttacTTGAAAGTTAAAGAATACAACATTCAGTAAGAGCATGGAATATCACTATTTTGTGGAGTAGCTGGGCACTAGAGGATTCATTAATTAAGTCATATATAGCACCGTATACGTTTGTgataatttaaatgttaatcTACTTAGGACCTGGAGTCATATATTAGGCGCATGATCTCAATTTACACTGACAAACCGCACTCGCGTGTCTCACGCTGATGGAGCAGAGAGAGCGATTATAATTCTCACTCCTCCCACacatatttttacaaattaaaattgcatATGATCACATGTCTCAACATCCACAAACCATTTATATAGTTACTAGTACAATACTATCAatgcaacaaattaattaatcctacccttcatttttCAAATACGCATATCCCAATGTCACAGTCTGATATTGTTGAGCTTGTATTGAAAAACGGGTTGAACTTGTTGTTCCTTTCATTTTCCCTACTATTATTCTGCAGTAGCAGCAATGCCATGTCCGAGCTAGTAGTAGTGTGATGAGTTGCAAAGCTAGACACCCCTTCTATTTCATGCCTCTCTTCTTGGCTCAACTGAGAAGCCACGAACTTGTCAAGAGCTCTCCAATCAGTGGTCACTTTCTTTGTAGTGTTGGATAAACCCTTTTGAGGATTATCATCATCTTCGTTGTTATTAATATTGTCTGATATTGGGGACACTACTGAGCTTTGTTTCTTTGCTAGTGGCAAAGAAGGACTTTCTAGATGAGGAAGCTGCACCAATTGTTGTTCTGCATGCATGAagctcaaattattattatctgcTTCTATGATCTCTTCTTGCTTGTACATGAAATTTTGAGCTCCTGAAAACCTCTGAGGTTGTTGCCTTAACATAAGGTCAATATTAGGGTCCACCACAGTGCTGCTGACACTACCACATGCTTGTTGTTGTTCATCGTATAAGCAGTTTCGATGCCATCCTTCAATAGTCTTCGTTTGGCCGTTAGTTGTTCTTTTCTTGAATGCTCTGCACACCACCCATCCTTCCTCCTGCACACACACTCGATTACATGTTGGAAAGCTAAGATAAGACTTTTGTGGACTTGGTTTCTCTATTCTCTTGAAATGTATTATGTTTGACTTGACTAGGTCTACTTATAAGTGTTTTGAAAGGCAAAATAAAGTGAAAGTTTCTGTTTATCTTTTTAGGAATGTTTTTCCCATTAGCTTTTGCAAATTTTCAGTCTGTTTGGTGAGGAATAGTAGTCAGTTTagtcaaatgaataattaattacatcCGAATAAGAAAGCATTCAACTACAAAGAAAAGTATATATTATTGTGGCTTATGACATGttcaaaaatgaaattaaattatttatatctgTTGTTCCGCTTTTGtcttcctaattaaaaattgacaTATATATTAGCAAAAAAGGAAATTGTAAGTGGTGAcattttgtttcttaattattagttttttctaGCTGATATGTCAGTTTTCAATCGGAAAGACGAGAAAAGACATGCAAAAAGGACATGTGGGTTGAATCGATCGTACATGTAAGACTTTAAAACGATAATAACCAGAAAATTCTTACAGGAGAAAGAATTTTTGCTCTGTAGAGTTTTCTTCCTCTTAGAAAATATTGGCCATATTGGATGTTGCTTGTTACGTAGACCTACTACGGCAATTTATGGGTgtggagagaaaaaaatcattgggATAGGCAAACGCAGACTaaagttaatgaaaaaaaataataacaatattaaaGTTCTTAATTTCTCAATGTTTTATGatggtaataaaaaataattaacaagcaAACAAATTTTAGGGTAGCCAATAAAGTATTTAGGAGTAACCAAGGGCATTTATCTAAGCTACTCTAAAAGTATGACAAAACATTTGGGGTAGACATGGTTAATTACCCCAAAGCTGAATATGTTGGACTATAGTCAAGGTAGAAATTCTAATCTTCCTTTCTgcctcaatttttcttttaccgTAAAAGGGTAAAAAACGAAGATGGGTTTGTACGTTTGACATTGACAAGAAAAATGGCAAGAATTAAAAGTCTagcacaaaagaaaaagaaaaaagttcaaTTATACGCTTTTGAAAGTAGTGACTTTTGACTTCTTGTTGGTAAAAGTTCTATAAGAAATAGATTGAAAGCTTGTACGTGCCTTGCGGTTGAATATTCACTTAGTGGTCTAGGAAAGCAAAAGTTGTTAGGatctattaaattataaaatgagttTAGGGGAACCAATCAAGTGCTTAATCTGCACTGATAGAGAAACAAATTTAAAGGCACATGAGACTAGACCAACGTGAAGGAATTACTTGGAAATCGGAAAAACCATTTGGAAGTGGTTAACACTAAACTTATAAGTTAGAAATAGTGCTTGATCTCGAATTCCAAAAACTATCCTTGTTTGCGTGTGTGAAATAGGACAAGGTTAGGGTagtgaaataatatatatatgtgatatgTGATAATTATGTGCAATTGACTAAATGGGGGGCATCTAAAGTAACTCATCAAGTGTGAACTTAACATATCAAATTCAACCGCACAAACacatacataaataataatttaatatatatatatatatatatatatatatatatatatatatatatatatatatagtttagtCAGCAAAATTTGACACACAATACGTAAAAGGGTATATGGTAATGGTATATGTGCACTAAGTATGAATATATGTTAAATGTATATAGAGATGCTTGTTACCTGTGGAGGTCCATTCTCAACAGTTTCAAGCCTATACTCGTGCATGATCCAATCAGTTTTTTGTCCATTAGGGGCTCTTCCTTTGTAGAAAACGAGGGTCTTTCTCATGCCAATGAGTTTGGTCCTTTCGTACACTGATTTGTCTCTTCCTGTCGCCTTCCAAAATCCTGCCATGGTGGCTCTGTTGGTTCTTGTCCCAGTTGGATATTTCTTGTCTTTGTGGCTAAAGAAATACCACTCGTTCTGCTCCTCGTACCCAATCCTGTATGTCTCTGCAAAACTCAAATCATTCACAACCATGCATctccaaatttaaaagaaataaaaaccaTAAACTAATTAAGATCTAGCTTGACCATATTTCTTTAACAAAAGTCTATATGATCAATTTTACACTCAAAACCCTAATTTGATTTGGAAAGGAGTGAAGAAGCTATACATGGTAgtaattgtttaatttcttttaaaacattACTAAAGCTGATACAACTAGAAGATAATTTCTTTTAGAATAAATTGAAGTAAACATGAAGCATATATATTATGCATACTTCGTAGTACTATACgtaaattaatatatgtttaattatgTGTGCATACCTTGGAGATCCCATGGTTCAATACGATATAGGTCGATCTCTTTGATAACGTCAAGATCAATCTTCTGAGAAGCAACTTTCTTCCTCAGATAGTAACCCACAAGCTCTTCATCTGTTGGGTGGAACCGAAACCCCGGTGGGACACATGActccatcatatatatatatatagcaattaCTGGAACTGCATCAaattcaccaccaccaccattaaTACCTTCCACCCTTTACTTTCTCCATcatgtataaaattataagcATGAAGAAATAAATCAAGCTAGGTCTGTGTATATATGAATATGTATATGTGAGAGAGAaatgggagagagagagagggtgaAAGAAGAGATAACACACTCCAGTAACCAAAAAGCTAAAAAGGCAAAgcccaacaaaagaaaatatatataataggaGTAGTCCTCTTGGTGAAAAGGTGACAAGTGTTATCAGAGATAACCATCATCTCATTTGGTGGAGAGCAATACTCAAAGGGAATTGaattgaaaaggaaataaaaatttaagcgCGTGTTTATAAACAAAAACCCATAATTTGAGAAACAATAATGATTTTTCCTTCTCTGCAGTGGGTACACAGATAAAGGAAAGAACCAAATCATGAGAGTtaggttttgatgaaaaccaAGAGGAGGAGTTTGGAGCTTAGACCTCTGGTTATTGTGAAGGGGTCTGCGAGAAAATGGACAGCTAGAGGCTTGTGCTAATCATGCTGTCTTGTGTTGGTGAATGGTGGGAATCATTTATCAAGAACGGGGTTTCCCAATCCACGTTACCATtcataattatgcatattcGAGAATAAATAAGAACAagaacatattaaaaatatgtaaatatgataagggatatataaaaaaaagaaatatgtttcaaaaaaattacttttgatatattttgtttaaatattactttttattttatgaaaaaaattgctAAACTTTTCAGTAATGATATTATAGACTTACATTAATTTTTGCATTATCCTTATACTTTTTCatggtatatatataaaggaagaGGGAATTTAAATTCTATTCTTTTATGATGTGTCCTTGTACACCAAGTGCTCGTGtaaatcaaaagaaagaaagaaagagataaaagaatataaatataaatatgaaaaaaaatgaaaaatgctaATATCGAAGTATATTTTTACGTTATAAATAATATGGGTGCAAGAATAGTACTATTGTAAGAAGTTggggaaagaagaaaaataggaaaaaaaaagtgtgataaaTGAAGTAAAAGgataagataaaagaaataaaaaaaaactctgtaaaaatatcatttatatagTAAGGGTGAAAGTGAAACTAATAAAGAAAGAGAATGTTTAGTGTAGTATAGGGTAGATGAGATGACGTTATCACAAATTGGGCACGCGTTTCTCGAAAGCGAAAAGCTTGAGGGACAAAAAGAGAGGCACCGTTCTATTGGATCAAGGCCTGACACGGGAGAAGAGagggataataataaaaagaaaaagttaaggtTAGATTCATTCATAGAAGAACACAACACAAGCATATAGAGAGGTAGCGAGCCATTAGCCAAAGTGTGTCTCATTGTGGAAGTTGACCCCTCTGACTCTGTTGTCTCTTTGTCGAGAATTTTCAGGGCACATCTGACCTATTACCTCGACGGGACTGTAAGAAAAGACTAACCCTAAACTACCACAACTTTTGGATTTGGGGTACCCTACCCTCTTGGCTCTTTCCCTTTGCCCAACAATTTCCAACTATTTATTTCTATCAAACAAAAGGAGCAATGAACAAAGTGCACGTTTAGAAATTCAATGAGAATAGAGGAATTATTTGAggtatttgaaaattataattattagtttCTAAAGATTATGTATGAAATGTTCGAAAATCACACTCCAAATTTGAAACTAAACACGCTAAAAGACATTTCCAATTTTCCATGTTTTGGACAGCTGGTTGAATGGACTCATCATGACCaaattgaacaatttttttaaaacatatatattaactaGGTGAACCAGTTTGGGAGAATGTATATCGAGTTGATCTATCTGTTGGTgaaaatttatacattaatgAAATACAACATAGCgtgcaatattaatatatactttCATTTAACACTGATTAACTATGCACCGGAAAGAGCAAACACTGATGATATATAGAAAATTAAGATGAGAAAACATaccaaaacaaataattataaaatcctTTCAAATGTAAATTTTGTATAGATAACAGTAACCTAGCTAGCTTTAAGCTGTCTTGTGAGGTGGAATTAAAGCACAAGgggaaaaaaatgcagaacactTGGCGTTAATTATTGGTTGAACGATGGATGAATTAAGTTGGTTGTTAATGGGATGTTTGTATTTGGCATGCAAAGATAGTAATCAGCTCACCTGATAATCAGTGTTAGTGTTTAGAAAGAAGTGCAATGACGAAGAAAtggacaaaattaattatgatgatGAGGTGAAGGACAAAGTAATACTATAGAAGATGAATATATTGAACTATGACTCTATCAGGAAGAGAACAACATGATGAGAGAGAGTGTGACAAGAAAAACTCTGTTAGGAGAGAGAGGGAATGGAAAGGGTATAATCCATATATAAAAGGAGGGAAGGACCACTAGAGTTGCGCATGGCTTGATGGTTGCTCCCCCCATAGGTGACGTCATTCCCtagcttttcttttctctttttggtcatgtttttgtttcttttctttttgctgctTTTGTTTTTACCTTAGGCAAAAGGTAGGTTTCTTTCTTCTCCTTCGCACCCCACCTTACATTACAttacctatttttattttaataactcaTCGagtttattttgttgtgtttttaaCGGCGGTTAAGTATCGTAGACTCAAAGTTTGCATAAACTTCATATCTAGCTATTTTATG from Glycine soja cultivar W05 chromosome 16, ASM419377v2, whole genome shotgun sequence harbors:
- the LOC114390228 gene encoding NAC domain-containing protein 105-like — encoded protein: MMESCVPPGFRFHPTDEELVGYYLRKKVASQKIDLDVIKEIDLYRIEPWDLQETYRIGYEEQNEWYFFSHKDKKYPTGTRTNRATMAGFWKATGRDKSVYERTKLIGMRKTLVFYKGRAPNGQKTDWIMHEYRLETVENGPPQEEGWVVCRAFKKRTTNGQTKTIEGWHRNCLYDEQQQACGSVSSTVVDPNIDLMLRQQPQRFSGAQNFMYKQEEIIEADNNNLSFMHAEQQLVQLPHLESPSLPLAKKQSSVVSPISDNINNNEDDDNPQKGLSNTTKKVTTDWRALDKFVASQLSQEERHEIEGVSSFATHHTTTSSDMALLLLQNNSRENERNNKFNPFFNTSSTISDCDIGICVFEK